A genome region from Arthrobacter sp. SLBN-100 includes the following:
- a CDS encoding prolyl oligopeptidase family serine peptidase yields MTTPVSRRTFLTAGSAVVVASLAPTAAFADSTSNNPPAGSAPFTLTATVLDGGEQVTSVTIDASRQGGLEEGPVPTSAFTVHARGTNPLTGRVAYDMERLVTAARADSRGRIVLDLMHGEGVPGGATLDYIVNGGRNVMLDLEYTITQVEPLPRHGKGAPQIKSFTQGALVDPEVDAFTHHVAARSGTNYRLFTPQERGRSQGRPLIVWLHGGGEGGLLTGGYNYYDNETPLRANRGALGFTTNEAQDLFGGAYVVAPQCPSMWLADGPAYAPLISEIIEEVCATHMVDRDRIHVVGCSNGGYMTLKMIVENPNAFASAVPICPVVVPFNSTGPMVPDEQLAAIDTPTWLITAADDTTIDPQANTVHAHELIPGSIMSLYEDVTWNGYRFPGHWSWIYAARNDPSHAGVKLWKWMAEQQR; encoded by the coding sequence TTGACCACCCCTGTGTCCCGCCGCACGTTCCTCACCGCTGGCAGCGCCGTCGTCGTCGCCAGCCTCGCCCCCACCGCTGCCTTCGCCGATAGTACAAGTAACAACCCGCCCGCTGGCTCCGCACCCTTTACCCTTACCGCGACCGTGCTGGACGGTGGAGAGCAGGTCACCTCGGTGACCATCGACGCCTCCCGGCAGGGCGGCCTGGAGGAGGGTCCTGTGCCCACCTCCGCATTCACCGTCCATGCTCGGGGCACGAACCCACTCACTGGCAGGGTGGCTTACGACATGGAGCGTCTCGTGACCGCGGCGCGGGCTGACAGTCGCGGTCGGATTGTCCTCGACCTCATGCACGGTGAGGGTGTCCCGGGCGGTGCCACGCTGGATTACATCGTGAACGGTGGCCGCAACGTCATGCTTGACCTCGAATACACGATCACGCAGGTCGAGCCGCTCCCCCGTCACGGAAAGGGTGCGCCCCAGATCAAGTCTTTCACCCAGGGCGCTCTCGTGGACCCCGAAGTGGACGCCTTTACCCACCATGTGGCAGCGCGCTCGGGCACCAACTATCGTCTGTTCACCCCTCAGGAGCGGGGTCGCTCCCAGGGCCGTCCGCTCATTGTGTGGCTGCACGGCGGCGGCGAAGGCGGCCTGCTGACCGGCGGATACAACTACTACGACAATGAAACCCCGCTCCGCGCCAACCGCGGGGCTCTCGGATTCACGACGAACGAGGCACAGGATCTCTTCGGCGGCGCCTATGTGGTTGCCCCGCAGTGCCCCTCGATGTGGCTGGCGGACGGTCCCGCCTACGCACCTCTCATCTCAGAGATCATCGAGGAGGTATGCGCGACCCACATGGTGGACCGCGACCGTATCCACGTGGTGGGTTGCAGTAACGGCGGCTACATGACCCTAAAGATGATCGTCGAGAACCCGAATGCTTTCGCCTCCGCGGTCCCAATCTGCCCCGTCGTCGTTCCGTTCAACTCCACCGGCCCCATGGTGCCCGACGAACAGCTTGCCGCGATCGATACCCCCACTTGGCTGATCACCGCCGCCGACGACACAACCATCGACCCGCAGGCCAACACGGTGCATGCCCACGAGCTGATCCCCGGATCGATCATGAGCCTGTACGAAGACGTCACTTGGAACGGGTACAGATTCCCCGGCCACTGGTCGTGGATCTACGCCGCTCGCAACGACCCGTCGCACGCGGGTGTCAAACTGTGGAAGTGGATGGCTGAGCAGCAGCGCTGA
- a CDS encoding LysR family substrate-binding domain-containing protein, which yields MAGFMDWEFAEVMLQGYPGGRYCEDVPTDNAPQPDAAPPGSADPAAADAPRVLRIAYVAGVTPGKWIRRWEERVQHVPLQAFMSDDGAQVEVLHAGSADLSFVRLPVEREGLSVIPLYEEQPVVVAPKGHEISVFEEVALADLEQEAFLDVASLGGPEAALQVVATGAGLAILPMSVARHFNVKDTVARRLTGAPGTEIAVAWPTDSTDEVIEEFIGIVRGRTAQSSRQPSAQPVKAKKDPKPDRRGTGAKKAPKVAQRYAPNPDKGRGKGSRKKGRR from the coding sequence GTGGCCGGCTTCATGGACTGGGAGTTTGCAGAGGTCATGCTTCAAGGGTATCCGGGCGGACGGTACTGTGAAGACGTGCCCACCGACAACGCCCCCCAGCCAGACGCCGCTCCACCGGGGTCTGCCGATCCCGCCGCGGCGGACGCCCCCCGCGTCCTCCGCATCGCCTACGTGGCGGGAGTGACGCCCGGCAAGTGGATCCGCCGGTGGGAGGAGCGGGTGCAGCACGTTCCGCTGCAGGCGTTTATGTCCGACGACGGCGCACAGGTGGAGGTGCTGCATGCTGGTTCCGCGGACCTCAGCTTTGTCCGCCTGCCCGTGGAGCGCGAGGGTCTCAGCGTGATTCCGCTGTACGAGGAGCAGCCCGTGGTGGTTGCCCCGAAGGGCCACGAGATTTCGGTGTTCGAGGAAGTGGCGCTCGCCGACCTTGAGCAGGAAGCCTTCCTGGACGTGGCCTCACTTGGTGGTCCGGAAGCGGCTCTGCAGGTGGTGGCCACTGGCGCGGGGCTCGCGATCCTGCCCATGTCAGTGGCCCGCCACTTCAACGTCAAGGACACGGTGGCGAGGCGGCTCACCGGAGCGCCCGGCACCGAAATCGCCGTCGCCTGGCCCACTGACTCCACCGACGAGGTGATCGAGGAATTCATCGGGATTGTGCGCGGCCGGACCGCCCAAAGCTCCCGCCAGCCATCCGCCCAACCCGTCAAGGCCAAGAAGGATCCCAAACCGGACCGGCGCGGCACCGGCGCCAAAAAGGCGCCAAAGGTTGCCCAGAGGTACGCTCCCAACCCGGACAAGGGCCGCGGTAAGGGTTCGCGGAAAAAGGGCAGGCGCTAG
- a CDS encoding TetR/AcrR family transcriptional regulator, giving the protein MPAVPAVEGRTAGNGSVVRRRAGRPSAALLDKAGITAAALELINRKGYDGLTMAGLAKELDVAPSALYNHVASKRDVLLLVEDHLTSLVDVSDFGAAPWEDAVRSWAWSYRNVFAEHTPLIPVIAVLPVTDAPQTLAMYETVSKGFLDAGFPQERVVSSIVALESFIFGSAYDVTAPEDIFDSGSMAESTPNFTAAVRSAALSAGGGEGASGAPGRPADVAFELGLEALISGLGALRDRQAAEDGGMV; this is encoded by the coding sequence ATGCCGGCAGTACCAGCCGTAGAGGGACGCACCGCGGGGAACGGGAGCGTCGTTAGGAGGCGGGCAGGGAGGCCTTCCGCCGCACTGCTGGACAAGGCGGGGATCACGGCTGCGGCTCTGGAACTCATTAACCGCAAGGGCTATGACGGGCTGACGATGGCGGGGCTGGCCAAGGAACTGGACGTGGCGCCGTCGGCCCTTTACAACCATGTGGCCTCAAAACGGGACGTCCTGCTCCTGGTGGAGGACCATCTCACGTCCTTGGTGGATGTGTCCGATTTTGGTGCCGCGCCCTGGGAAGATGCCGTGCGCAGCTGGGCCTGGAGCTACCGGAACGTCTTCGCCGAGCACACGCCGCTGATTCCCGTCATTGCCGTCCTCCCGGTGACCGACGCGCCGCAGACACTGGCCATGTACGAGACAGTGAGCAAGGGTTTCCTCGACGCCGGCTTCCCCCAGGAGCGGGTCGTCTCGTCCATCGTGGCGCTGGAGTCCTTCATCTTCGGCTCGGCTTATGACGTGACGGCGCCGGAAGACATCTTTGATTCCGGATCCATGGCAGAGTCGACTCCCAATTTCACGGCTGCTGTCCGGAGTGCTGCATTGTCCGCCGGCGGCGGGGAAGGCGCTTCCGGCGCACCTGGGCGGCCGGCTGACGTGGCATTTGAGCTGGGACTGGAGGCGCTGATCTCCGGGCTGGGCGCCCTGCGGGACAGGCAGGCAGCGGAAGACGGAGGAATGGTGTGA
- a CDS encoding DUF6919 domain-containing protein, translating to MELQETQDRDRFGRRLEDRGAWRQATTLAAAGELTARWLEGSSEFQPATFTASFDAETAPIAVELAALNRSGLFTKESQPGLRSAGLAQRQYVTGFCSAEIVAQLLALSTRSELVTVAHAPGESSSAAIPVTVDGGEVVTVLGSSENPVTEEQIQDWAGETNDNLALLLADSWYVEILDPAWGRDDVLLPAVLGALTAS from the coding sequence ATGGAGCTTCAAGAAACGCAAGACCGTGACCGGTTCGGCAGGCGGCTGGAGGACCGGGGCGCCTGGCGCCAGGCCACCACTTTGGCGGCTGCGGGCGAACTGACAGCGCGCTGGCTGGAAGGGAGCAGTGAATTCCAGCCTGCCACCTTCACGGCCAGCTTCGACGCCGAAACCGCACCCATCGCCGTCGAGCTTGCTGCCTTGAACAGGAGCGGGCTGTTTACGAAGGAGTCCCAGCCGGGGCTGCGGTCCGCCGGCCTGGCCCAGCGGCAGTACGTCACGGGGTTCTGCAGTGCCGAGATTGTTGCGCAGCTGCTGGCGCTGTCCACCCGGTCTGAGCTGGTGACCGTGGCCCATGCCCCGGGCGAGTCCAGCAGCGCCGCCATCCCGGTGACGGTGGACGGCGGCGAGGTGGTGACTGTCCTGGGGTCCAGCGAGAACCCGGTGACCGAGGAGCAGATCCAGGACTGGGCCGGGGAAACCAACGACAACCTGGCCCTGCTGCTGGCAGACTCCTGGTACGTGGAGATCCTGGACCCGGCATGGGGCCGGGACGACGTGCTGCTGCCCGCCGTCCTCGGCGCCCTGACGGCTTCGTAG
- a CDS encoding recombinase family protein, with protein MLRSTRDGDGVVVHSMNPLARSLGDLWLIVQTLPSKGVCVEFV; from the coding sequence CTGCTCCGCTCTACCCGCGATGGCGACGGGGTTGTGGTTCACAGCATGAACCCGCTCGCCCGCAGCCTGGGCGATCTTTGGCTAATTGTCCAGACTCTGCCCAGTAAAGGTGTGTGCGTGGAATTCGTCTAA
- a CDS encoding VOC family protein: protein MRLKMCSIHVKDPAAAHTFYTETLGFETLMAMPEYNLFIIKDPGADQGSVGLLLEPSDNPIASDYMNAVYKAGLPAIVFGVPDVQAEYERLTKAGVGFRGEPAEDPSGISAVFDDGCGNFIQLHQD from the coding sequence ATGAGACTCAAAATGTGCAGCATACACGTCAAGGACCCCGCGGCCGCCCATACCTTTTATACGGAAACCCTTGGCTTCGAGACACTGATGGCCATGCCGGAGTACAACCTGTTCATCATCAAGGACCCCGGCGCGGACCAGGGCTCAGTGGGCCTGCTGCTGGAACCCAGCGACAACCCGATCGCATCGGACTACATGAACGCGGTCTACAAGGCCGGACTGCCGGCCATTGTTTTCGGCGTCCCGGACGTGCAGGCGGAATACGAGCGGCTCACTAAGGCCGGAGTTGGTTTCCGGGGCGAGCCGGCCGAGGATCCGTCCGGGATCAGTGCGGTGTTCGACGACGGCTGCGGCAACTTCATCCAGCTGCACCAGGACTGA
- a CDS encoding DUF5997 family protein: protein MTSANSQSMKPATVAKKLGIYLPATPQEFQESTISREEFAELQANPPEWLAELRRNGPHPRPVVAQKLNVSISGLARGGVEEALTTAEITALLQAPPAWLVTERATHAAVRAEAQRVKEDAAKKDAKRARA from the coding sequence ATGACCTCTGCAAACTCCCAGTCCATGAAGCCGGCCACCGTTGCCAAGAAACTTGGCATCTACCTGCCCGCAACACCGCAGGAGTTCCAGGAATCGACCATTTCCCGCGAGGAGTTCGCCGAACTCCAGGCAAACCCGCCGGAATGGCTCGCCGAACTGCGCCGCAACGGCCCGCACCCCCGCCCGGTGGTGGCGCAGAAGCTCAACGTATCCATCAGCGGGCTGGCACGCGGCGGTGTTGAGGAAGCGCTGACGACGGCGGAAATCACCGCGCTGCTGCAGGCTCCTCCGGCGTGGCTGGTCACCGAGCGCGCCACCCACGCCGCCGTCCGGGCAGAAGCACAGCGCGTGAAGGAAGACGCAGCCAAGAAGGACGCCAAGCGGGCCCGCGCCTGA
- a CDS encoding L-talarate/galactarate dehydratase — MSTVDLIRHVKLSTARLPLAVPISDAKVFTGRQKPMTEVVFLFAEVTTELGHTGVGFSYSKRAGGPAQYAHAKEVAEGIIGEDPNDIAKIYTKLLWAGASVGRSGVATQALAAIDIALYDLKAKRAGLPLAKFLGSYRDSVQTYNTSGGFLNASLEEVKARATQSVEEGIGGIKIKVGLPDSKEDLRRVAGIREHIGWDVPLMVDANQQWDRATALRMGRQLEEFNLIWIEEPLDAYDLEGHAHLANVLDTPIATGEMLASVAEHKGLINANGCDIIQPDAPRVGGITQFLRLAALADERGLGLAPHFAMEIHLHLAAAYPREPWVEHFDWLDPLFNELLETKNGRMIVPDRPGLGVTLSDQARAWTTESVEFGA, encoded by the coding sequence ATGAGTACCGTCGATCTGATCCGGCACGTCAAACTGTCCACCGCCCGTCTCCCCCTCGCCGTTCCCATCAGCGACGCCAAGGTCTTCACGGGCCGGCAGAAGCCCATGACTGAGGTGGTGTTCCTCTTTGCCGAGGTCACCACCGAACTCGGGCACACCGGCGTCGGCTTCAGCTACTCCAAGCGCGCGGGCGGCCCCGCCCAGTACGCGCATGCCAAGGAAGTGGCCGAGGGCATCATCGGCGAGGACCCTAACGACATCGCCAAGATCTACACCAAGCTGCTCTGGGCAGGCGCCTCGGTGGGCCGGTCGGGCGTCGCCACCCAAGCACTGGCCGCCATCGACATCGCCCTCTACGACCTCAAGGCCAAGCGCGCCGGCCTGCCGCTGGCCAAGTTCCTCGGCTCCTACCGCGACTCCGTCCAGACCTACAACACCTCCGGCGGCTTCCTCAACGCCAGCCTTGAGGAAGTTAAGGCACGCGCCACGCAGTCCGTCGAAGAAGGCATCGGCGGCATCAAGATCAAGGTGGGCCTCCCGGACAGCAAGGAAGACCTCCGCCGCGTCGCCGGCATCCGCGAGCACATCGGCTGGGACGTCCCGCTCATGGTGGACGCCAACCAGCAGTGGGACCGCGCCACCGCGCTCCGGATGGGCCGCCAGCTTGAGGAATTCAACCTCATCTGGATCGAGGAACCCCTGGACGCCTACGACCTCGAGGGCCACGCGCACCTGGCAAACGTCCTGGACACGCCCATTGCCACCGGCGAAATGCTCGCCTCCGTGGCCGAACACAAGGGCCTCATCAATGCCAACGGCTGCGACATCATCCAGCCCGACGCGCCCCGCGTCGGCGGCATCACCCAGTTCCTCCGCCTCGCCGCCCTCGCGGACGAGCGCGGGCTGGGCCTGGCCCCGCACTTCGCCATGGAGATCCACCTGCACCTGGCCGCGGCCTACCCGCGCGAGCCTTGGGTGGAACACTTCGACTGGCTCGATCCCCTGTTCAACGAGCTCCTCGAAACCAAGAACGGCCGGATGATCGTCCCGGACCGCCCCGGCCTCGGCGTCACCCTCAGCGACCAGGCACGCGCCTGGACCACCGAGTCCGTGGAGTTCGGCGCGTAA
- a CDS encoding pyridoxamine 5'-phosphate oxidase family protein, which produces MTDTGSISKVTDIINDSHIGMLTTINEQGALVSRPLAVQDVKDDGDMWFFTGLGTSQVAHVRVDPRVNVSFGKNTEWVSVAGTAEVVTDRQKIRDMWNQAVEAWFPDGPDTPEVCLLRIDSDSAEYWTSPGGTAATVFQWVKSKVTHSRMSVGESGTVEL; this is translated from the coding sequence ATGACTGACACCGGGAGCATCAGCAAGGTTACGGACATCATCAACGATTCCCACATCGGAATGTTGACCACCATCAATGAGCAAGGCGCGCTCGTCAGCCGCCCGCTCGCCGTCCAGGATGTTAAGGACGACGGCGACATGTGGTTCTTCACCGGCCTCGGCACCTCGCAGGTGGCGCATGTCCGGGTTGACCCGCGCGTCAACGTTTCCTTTGGCAAGAACACCGAGTGGGTTTCCGTGGCCGGCACCGCCGAGGTGGTGACGGACCGGCAAAAGATCCGCGACATGTGGAACCAGGCAGTTGAAGCGTGGTTCCCCGACGGCCCGGACACTCCTGAGGTGTGCCTGCTCCGCATCGACTCCGACTCGGCCGAATACTGGACCAGCCCCGGCGGGACCGCCGCCACAGTATTCCAGTGGGTCAAGTCCAAGGTCACCCACAGCCGGATGAGCGTGGGCGAAAGCGGCACCGTAGAGCTGTAG
- a CDS encoding flavin monoamine oxidase family protein, translating into MLNLNRDVVVVGAGPSGLTAARELKKAGLSVAVLEARDRVGGRTWTDTVDGAMLEIGGQWVSPDQAVLLELLDELGLQTYPRYRQGESMYIGKDGIPVRYAGDSFPVEPDTKTEMDRLTALLDGLAAEIGPTEPWAHPKARQLDTISFHHWLRQHSANEEACNNIGLFIAGGMLTKPAHAFSALQAVLMAASAGSFTHLTDEDFILDRRVVGGMQQVSLLVAQELGDDVVLNSPVRTINWGPDADGGHRVTAVSEQATVNARFVVMAVPPNLYSRVSFNPPLPRRQHQMHQHQSLGLVIKVHAVYSRPFWRNSGLSGTCFGAGSLVQEVYDNTNFGDTRGTLVGFISDEKADAVFELGAADRKRAVLESIAGFLGAEALEPDVYYESDWGAEEWTRGAYASSYDLGGLHRYGKDQHAPVGPIYWSSSDLAAEGYQHVDGAIRMGRRTAASICEAARVTVPA; encoded by the coding sequence ATGCTGAACCTGAACCGCGACGTCGTCGTCGTTGGAGCCGGGCCCTCGGGACTGACCGCTGCCCGGGAACTGAAGAAGGCCGGCCTGAGTGTTGCCGTCCTGGAGGCGCGTGACCGGGTGGGCGGGCGTACCTGGACTGACACCGTGGACGGCGCCATGCTCGAAATCGGCGGCCAGTGGGTCTCGCCGGACCAGGCAGTACTCCTGGAGCTGCTGGACGAGCTGGGCCTGCAGACCTACCCGCGCTACCGCCAGGGCGAGTCGATGTACATCGGCAAGGACGGCATCCCGGTCCGGTACGCGGGGGATAGCTTCCCCGTAGAGCCGGACACCAAAACAGAGATGGACCGCCTGACGGCCCTGCTGGACGGGCTCGCCGCCGAGATCGGCCCCACCGAACCCTGGGCCCATCCGAAGGCACGCCAGCTGGACACCATCTCCTTCCATCACTGGCTCCGGCAGCACTCCGCCAATGAGGAAGCCTGCAACAACATCGGCCTGTTCATCGCCGGTGGCATGCTCACCAAGCCCGCCCACGCGTTCTCCGCGCTGCAGGCCGTACTGATGGCCGCCTCCGCCGGGTCCTTCACCCACCTCACGGACGAGGACTTCATCCTGGACCGCCGCGTGGTCGGTGGCATGCAGCAGGTCTCCCTGCTGGTCGCGCAGGAACTGGGGGACGACGTCGTCCTTAACTCCCCGGTGCGCACCATCAACTGGGGGCCGGACGCCGACGGCGGGCACCGCGTCACCGCCGTCTCGGAGCAGGCCACCGTCAACGCCCGGTTCGTGGTCATGGCCGTTCCGCCCAACCTGTACTCCCGCGTCTCGTTCAACCCGCCGCTGCCGCGCCGCCAGCACCAGATGCACCAGCACCAGTCGCTGGGCCTGGTCATCAAGGTCCACGCGGTCTACAGCCGGCCGTTCTGGCGGAATTCGGGCCTTTCCGGCACGTGCTTCGGAGCGGGATCGCTGGTCCAGGAGGTCTACGACAACACCAACTTCGGCGATACCAGGGGCACCCTGGTGGGCTTTATCTCGGATGAAAAGGCCGACGCCGTCTTCGAGTTGGGTGCCGCCGACCGCAAGCGCGCCGTCCTGGAGTCCATTGCCGGGTTCCTGGGCGCGGAGGCACTGGAGCCCGACGTCTACTACGAGTCCGACTGGGGCGCGGAAGAATGGACCCGCGGCGCCTACGCCTCCAGCTACGATCTCGGTGGCCTCCACCGCTACGGCAAGGACCAGCACGCGCCGGTCGGCCCCATCTACTGGTCCTCCTCAGACCTCGCCGCTGAAGGCTACCAGCACGTGGATGGCGCCATCCGGATGGGCCGGCGCACGGCAGCCAGCATCTGCGAAGCAGCGAGGGTGACCGTTCCGGCCTAA
- a CDS encoding ROK family transcriptional regulator, with protein MKQLTDDKSAGRAEILRTLSTRGPMSQAELARNAALAPSTVSGIVASLRAEGILGEAPRTAAAASGPKGGRPGTVLALQPSLGTVAGIDFGKKHVRVAIADLGHNILVEKVSLFVPDAPAAQHIELAGALLDEALQELNLDKTSVINVGVGIPGPVHKAAGDPVDSAILPGWRGVNVSKALNVALDLPIRIANDANLGALSEWMWGAARGCSDVAYLKISTGIGGGLILGGNPYWGSGGTAGEIGHTIIDPLGRFCRCGNRGCLETIAGAETILRTGEKIAPGLTVTQLIQLARQGETTCIKALSDAGHAIGIALAMLCNLINPECVVVGGEMASAGELLLDPINASFRQAALTSVAGDLTVIRGSLGEQAEVLGAVAIALRNAVSPRPHPGN; from the coding sequence TTGAAGCAGCTCACGGATGACAAGTCCGCGGGGCGGGCGGAAATCCTGAGGACCCTCAGTACCCGGGGCCCGATGTCTCAGGCAGAATTGGCCCGCAACGCAGCCCTGGCACCCTCCACCGTTTCGGGAATAGTCGCCTCGCTCCGGGCTGAAGGAATCCTCGGCGAAGCCCCGCGGACCGCCGCCGCGGCATCGGGACCGAAAGGCGGACGCCCCGGGACCGTACTGGCTTTGCAGCCTTCCCTCGGCACTGTGGCCGGCATCGATTTCGGGAAAAAGCACGTTCGCGTCGCTATTGCTGACTTGGGACACAACATCCTGGTGGAAAAGGTCAGCCTTTTCGTACCCGATGCCCCTGCAGCCCAACACATTGAGTTGGCGGGCGCACTGCTGGACGAGGCGTTGCAGGAACTCAACCTGGACAAAACCTCGGTCATCAACGTAGGGGTTGGCATTCCGGGACCTGTCCACAAGGCCGCGGGGGATCCCGTTGACTCCGCCATCCTCCCCGGATGGCGCGGTGTGAACGTTTCCAAGGCACTGAACGTTGCCCTTGACCTTCCGATACGCATAGCCAACGACGCCAACTTGGGCGCCCTAAGCGAGTGGATGTGGGGAGCAGCACGGGGATGCAGCGACGTTGCCTACCTCAAAATCTCCACAGGCATCGGCGGAGGGCTCATCCTCGGCGGCAACCCCTACTGGGGGTCCGGGGGCACAGCCGGAGAGATCGGCCACACCATCATCGATCCCCTTGGACGGTTCTGCCGGTGCGGCAACCGCGGATGCCTTGAAACAATCGCAGGGGCAGAAACCATCCTCCGAACCGGGGAAAAAATAGCACCAGGGCTCACTGTCACCCAGCTCATCCAGCTGGCCCGCCAAGGTGAAACCACATGCATTAAGGCACTCAGCGATGCGGGGCACGCCATTGGCATCGCCCTGGCCATGCTCTGCAACCTCATCAACCCTGAGTGCGTCGTCGTGGGAGGCGAGATGGCATCAGCCGGAGAGTTGCTGCTGGACCCTATCAACGCATCCTTCCGCCAGGCAGCGCTGACTTCTGTCGCCGGGGATCTCACGGTGATAAGGGGAAGCCTGGGTGAGCAGGCGGAAGTGCTCGGCGCAGTCGCCATTGCCCTGCGCAATGCCGTTTCCCCGCGACCTCACCCGGGCAACTGA
- a CDS encoding glycoside hydrolase family 3 N-terminal domain-containing protein, with the protein MAARSAQIIQVDGLEFRDLDGSGDLTPYEDWRLSPAKRAEDLAGRLNLAQKAGQLMHASLTGNGTYDRQSFQSLLSGGFITTYISRLSVDAGKLAQEHNDLQAMAEEQPFGIPLKISTDPRNGFSVTAGQTVASADFTPFPDPIGMGAVGDPAATKKMADIVREEYRAVGIHEALSPQADIATEPRWTRINGTFGSTGEEAKKQVKAYVEGLQGGTAGLTPDSVATVVKHWVGYGAQVNGYDSHYYYGRYAAFPGNNFQEHLTPYEGAFAAGAAGIMPTYSILKDLERDGSVIEQVGAGHNEYLLQDLLRGQYGFKGVITSDWGIANNCPASCQELQPPAPFWGPHGVGMPWGVEDMTLPERYASAVNAGVDIIGGSDQPQYIVQAVEQGLLSEDRLNEAVVRVLGQKFELGLFENPYVDPAKADRVVGSPSSRAVALDIQARSLTLLKNDASALPLRKSTGKKAFLYGVDAAAATAAGLVPVTDVATADVAIIRLTDPRGGDDLTDLNFSGDEADYQALVAAAKTGVKTIAVPGLTRPLILDNVKEHADAVLANYGVSDKALLDTIMGRAKPEGRLPFELPSSMDEVRAQLPDVPNDTANPLFDYGFGLSYYKNS; encoded by the coding sequence GTGGCTGCGCGCAGTGCCCAGATCATCCAAGTGGACGGCCTGGAGTTTCGCGACCTTGATGGCAGTGGGGACCTGACTCCGTACGAGGACTGGCGCCTCAGCCCGGCCAAGCGGGCCGAAGACCTCGCGGGCCGCCTTAACTTGGCGCAAAAGGCCGGTCAGCTCATGCATGCCTCGCTCACCGGTAACGGTACCTATGACCGCCAATCCTTCCAGTCGCTCCTTTCCGGGGGGTTTATCACCACCTACATTTCGCGGCTGAGCGTGGATGCCGGAAAGCTTGCGCAGGAACACAATGACCTGCAGGCCATGGCCGAGGAGCAGCCGTTTGGCATCCCGCTGAAGATCAGCACGGATCCCCGCAACGGCTTCAGCGTGACTGCGGGCCAGACCGTTGCCAGTGCAGATTTCACCCCCTTCCCCGATCCCATCGGTATGGGTGCCGTGGGAGACCCGGCCGCCACGAAGAAAATGGCGGACATCGTCCGCGAGGAATACCGGGCAGTGGGCATCCATGAGGCACTGTCACCGCAGGCCGATATCGCGACCGAGCCCCGCTGGACCCGGATCAACGGGACTTTCGGCTCCACAGGTGAAGAGGCGAAAAAGCAGGTAAAGGCCTACGTCGAGGGACTCCAAGGCGGAACGGCGGGTCTCACTCCCGACAGCGTCGCCACGGTGGTGAAGCACTGGGTCGGTTACGGTGCGCAGGTCAACGGTTATGACAGCCACTACTACTACGGGCGTTACGCCGCGTTCCCGGGCAACAACTTCCAGGAACACCTCACCCCCTACGAAGGGGCGTTCGCCGCAGGCGCCGCGGGCATCATGCCGACCTATTCCATATTGAAGGACTTGGAGCGCGACGGCAGCGTCATCGAGCAGGTCGGTGCCGGGCACAACGAGTACCTGTTGCAGGACCTGCTGCGCGGTCAGTACGGGTTCAAGGGTGTTATCACGTCAGACTGGGGCATCGCCAATAACTGCCCGGCCAGTTGCCAGGAGCTTCAGCCTCCCGCACCCTTCTGGGGACCACATGGAGTGGGCATGCCGTGGGGCGTCGAAGACATGACACTTCCGGAGCGCTACGCCAGCGCCGTTAATGCCGGAGTGGATATCATCGGCGGCAGCGACCAGCCGCAGTACATTGTCCAGGCAGTGGAACAGGGCCTGCTCTCCGAGGACAGGCTCAACGAGGCTGTGGTGCGCGTGCTCGGCCAGAAGTTCGAACTTGGGCTTTTCGAGAACCCCTATGTGGACCCGGCCAAGGCCGACAGGGTGGTGGGCAGCCCTTCCTCCCGAGCCGTCGCCCTGGACATTCAGGCACGATCCCTGACGCTCCTGAAGAATGATGCGTCCGCCCTGCCGCTGCGCAAGAGCACCGGGAAGAAGGCCTTCCTCTACGGAGTGGACGCGGCCGCCGCAACAGCGGCCGGCCTGGTTCCCGTTACGGACGTTGCTACCGCTGATGTGGCCATCATCCGACTTACCGACCCCCGTGGTGGTGACGACCTGACCGACCTGAACTTCTCAGGCGATGAAGCTGATTACCAGGCCTTGGTTGCCGCAGCGAAGACCGGCGTTAAGACCATCGCCGTACCGGGTTTGACCCGGCCCCTGATCCTGGACAACGTCAAGGAGCACGCCGACGCGGTGCTGGCGAACTATGGAGTCTCGGACAAGGCTCTGCTTGACACAATCATGGGACGGGCAAAGCCGGAGGGCCGCCTGCCCTTCGAGCTTCCCTCCTCCATGGATGAAGTCAGGGCCCAACTGCCCGACGTTCCGAACGACACAGCCAACCCGCTCTTTGACTACGGATTCGGTCTCTCGTACTACAAGAACAGCTAA